A region of Nostoc sp. 'Peltigera membranacea cyanobiont' N6 DNA encodes the following proteins:
- a CDS encoding glycoside hydrolase has protein sequence MPHPLYIAFIWHQHQPLYKSPGSGVSLSASQQYRLPWVRLHGTKDYLDLVLLLERYPKLHQTVNLVPSLILQLEDYIAGTAFDPYLTACLTPDEQLTQQQREFIIQHFFDANHHTLIDPHPRYAELYQQRQEKGQAWCLANWELPDYGDLLAWHNLAWIDPLFWDDPEIATWLKQGRNFTLSDRQRIYSKQREILSRIIPQHRKMQEAGQLEVTTTPYTHPILPLLADTNSGRVAVPNMTLPQQRFQWEEDIPRHLRKAWNFYQDRFGQIPRGLWPSEQSVSPTILPHIINQGFKWICSDEAVLGWTLKHFFHRDGAGNVQQPELLYQPYRLQTAEGDLSIVFRDHRLSDLIGFTYSAMPAKQAAADLVGHLQAIAKMQRDSQSDRPWLVTIALDGENCWEFYPEDGKPFLEALYQSLSDEPRLKLVTVSEFLEEFPATATIPAGQLHSGSWVDGSFTTWIGDRAKNRAWDYLTEARVMLASHPEATEENNPEAWEALYAAEGSDWFWWFGAGHSSNQDAIFDQLFREHLFGIYKALNEPVPPYLKQPVEIHEAQTNQTPQGFIHPVIDGKGDEQDWDKAGRIEIGGARGTMHNSSVIQRLWYGVDHLNFYLRLDFKSGATPGQDLPTELNILWFYPEKTMVNSPVPLADLPDAAPLNYLFHHLLEVNLLTQSIQFREAGDNYQWQPRFSRAQVALNNCLELAVPWADLQVPPDYPLRLILVLADEGRFCNYLPENALIPIEVP, from the coding sequence ATGCCCCATCCTCTGTACATCGCTTTTATCTGGCATCAACATCAGCCTCTGTACAAATCTCCTGGTAGTGGCGTTTCACTATCTGCAAGCCAGCAGTACCGTCTACCTTGGGTACGTTTACATGGGACTAAAGATTATTTAGATTTGGTATTGCTCTTAGAACGGTATCCTAAGTTACACCAAACTGTAAATTTAGTACCATCGCTGATATTACAACTCGAAGATTATATTGCTGGGACTGCTTTTGACCCTTATCTCACAGCCTGCTTGACACCGGATGAACAACTCACCCAGCAACAACGCGAATTTATTATCCAACACTTTTTTGATGCCAATCACCATACGCTGATTGACCCCCATCCTCGCTATGCCGAGTTGTATCAGCAAAGGCAGGAGAAGGGGCAAGCTTGGTGTTTAGCAAATTGGGAATTGCCAGATTATGGTGATTTGCTAGCTTGGCACAATTTGGCTTGGATCGATCCTTTGTTTTGGGATGACCCGGAAATTGCGACTTGGTTAAAACAGGGTCGGAATTTTACTTTAAGCGATCGCCAGCGCATTTATTCCAAACAACGAGAAATTCTCAGCCGCATTATCCCTCAACATCGCAAAATGCAAGAGGCGGGGCAACTAGAAGTTACCACCACGCCTTACACTCACCCAATTTTACCCTTACTAGCTGATACTAACTCTGGTCGGGTAGCTGTGCCCAATATGACACTACCTCAGCAGCGCTTTCAGTGGGAAGAAGATATTCCCCGCCACTTGCGGAAAGCTTGGAACTTTTATCAAGACCGCTTTGGACAAATCCCTCGTGGTTTGTGGCCTTCGGAACAGTCAGTTAGCCCGACAATCCTTCCACACATTATTAACCAAGGATTTAAGTGGATATGCTCAGATGAAGCAGTCTTAGGGTGGACGCTGAAACACTTTTTTCATCGGGATGGGGCCGGGAATGTACAGCAGCCAGAACTGTTGTATCAACCCTATCGCCTGCAAACCGCAGAGGGTGATTTGTCAATTGTGTTTCGCGATCACAGATTATCAGATTTGATTGGCTTTACCTACAGTGCGATGCCAGCAAAGCAGGCAGCAGCAGACTTGGTGGGACATTTGCAAGCGATCGCAAAAATGCAAAGAGATAGTCAAAGCGATCGACCTTGGCTAGTTACCATCGCCTTAGATGGCGAGAATTGCTGGGAATTTTATCCCGAAGACGGCAAACCCTTCTTAGAAGCTTTATATCAAAGTTTGAGCGATGAACCGCGCCTTAAACTCGTCACTGTTTCCGAATTTTTGGAAGAATTTCCTGCCACAGCCACTATTCCCGCAGGGCAACTACATAGTGGTTCTTGGGTGGATGGCAGTTTCACCACCTGGATTGGCGATCGCGCCAAAAATCGGGCTTGGGATTACTTGACAGAAGCTAGAGTTATGCTGGCAAGTCATCCCGAAGCGACGGAAGAAAACAACCCAGAAGCATGGGAAGCATTGTATGCCGCAGAGGGTTCAGACTGGTTTTGGTGGTTTGGTGCAGGACACTCTTCAAATCAAGATGCCATTTTTGACCAGTTATTTCGAGAACACCTATTTGGGATTTATAAGGCATTAAATGAACCTGTACCGCCCTATCTCAAGCAACCAGTGGAAATCCACGAAGCACAGACAAACCAGACCCCACAAGGATTTATCCATCCCGTCATTGATGGTAAGGGTGACGAGCAAGATTGGGACAAAGCTGGACGCATAGAAATCGGCGGGGCGCGGGGAACAATGCACAATAGCAGTGTCATCCAGCGACTTTGGTATGGGGTAGATCATCTCAATTTCTATTTGCGGCTGGACTTTAAAAGTGGCGCTACGCCAGGGCAGGATTTGCCAACAGAGTTGAATATACTGTGGTTTTATCCAGAAAAAACAATGGTTAATAGCCCGGTTCCCTTGGCAGATTTACCAGATGCAGCCCCACTTAATTACCTTTTTCACCATCTTCTGGAAGTTAACTTGCTCACGCAATCGATTCAGTTTCGGGAAGCTGGAGACAATTATCAATGGCAGCCCCGTTTCAGTCGCGCTCAAGTAGCCTTAAATAATTGTTTAGAATTAGCTGTCCCGTGGGCAGATTTGCAAGTTCCGCCAGATTATCCTCTGCGCTTGATTTTGGTGCTTGCAGATGAAGGGCGTTTTTGTAATTACTTGCCGGAAAATGCTTTGATTCCTATTGAGGTGCCTTAG